The segment ATTGCCGAGCATGTCATCAGCTCGGAAAAGGGAAAACTTATTCAAAATCGTCACCATACCCGAGATCGCTCTAAAGGCATTAAGGAACTTAAGCAACGCCTCATTTCTCTCTTTGAAGAACAGCTTAAAGCAGCTGCATACTTGGATGAGGTTAGTCAAAGATACCCAAGGTATCAGCGAGATCAGTTTGCGATTATCTATAAAGTAATCCAGCAGTATCCGACCTTAGTTGATTCTGTTTTAACTAAGTGCATGACAGAGAAGCTTTACAATGCGAATGATTTTCGTGATATCGCTCATCATCTCGATACATTACAAGTTGAACCGGCTGAAGAGGTACAATCCTTTTACACAAATTCGTTAAAACACTCTCATATCAAAGCATCTACGCGTTCTCTTAATGCTTATACCAGTATTTTAGGAGGTAGAGCATGATGAACAAGACTGTACATGAACTACAAGATCAATTCCGTCAGCTACGATTGGCGGAGACTGCGGAGGAGCTTCCACTGCTTCTTCGCGAAGCTGAAAAAGCATCATGGACCTACTTGGAGTTTTTAGAGTCTATTACCCGACATGAATTAGCCAAACGTGAAGCGAAAAGCCTTGAAAAAAGAATGAAATGGGCACGCTTCCCTTTCGTGAAGTCATTAGATGAGTTTGAGCTGAAAGGACAAAACGTTCTGACGGCTCGACAGCTCTCCCAACTCCGTGAATTAAGCTGGCTGGAGCAACAATACAATTTAATTCTTCTTGGTCCCCCTGGCATTGGAAAAACATATATCGCAATTGGACTTGGACTCGAGGCTGTTTATAGAGGGTTCAATGTTTATTTCGCCACAATGGGTGAACTTGTGCAGCTTTTAAAATCAGAAGAGTACTTGAACAAATCTAAAGTCCAATTAAAAAGAATCAGAAATGCCGACCTAGTAATCATCGACGATTTAATGTATATGGCCATGGATCAGAGAGAAGCGAACCTATTTTTTCATTTGATTAATCATTTGTACGAACGAAGTTCGATTATCCTGACATCAAATAAAAGTCCAGATGAATGGGGCAATTTAATAGGAGACCAAGGGATCACCACAGCTATTTTAGATCGTTTACTTCATCGTGTGGAGGTCATCCATGGAGACGAAAAAGAGGAAAGTCATCGGATGAAAAATCGGAAGAGCATTTTTTCAGCAGAAATGTAAAAAGGAAATGAGCAAAAAGTGTAAAATTCAACTTGACGTCTACAATAACCTGTTACTTTATTGAAAACGTTTAGTAAGTAGAATATAAAACTAATGATAATAAGGGATTGTAAAATTATTTTTCCTTTGTTTTTTCTAATCGTTAATAAATAATTATTCATAATTGTACTCCTAAAATCGAATTAATATCTTTACTACTCTTTGTTACAGATTTCTTCACTCCCGCAAAAGAAGACCGCGATTCTTTCTCCGTTTTCAATTTTTGAGCCCGTTAATTGAAGACGGATATTATTCAATCAACCAATTCAACAGAAAAAGTATTAATTTGAGCAGGATTCGATTCTTTAATGATGCCATCAAATCCTACTTTTATCTTGTCTCCAACTTCGAATGTTTCATCATTATTCACGGAAAGGTCAACAAACACATCACCTTCAGGATTACCCTCATACAATTTAGCAGAAACAATTGCGGTTTTCCCGTTAATATCTTTGATTGTTCCTATAAAACTAAAATATTCCGTTTTGACTTCATTGTTTTTTTCTTCACTGCTGCCTATTGAATTAGAGCACCCAACAATGGTTAATAAAACAATGATTGCTAATGCTTTAAATATCCTTGTCATCTCACATTAATCCTCCGTTAATATACTATTAAATGTTAAATGGTGCTTTTGCCGAAGAAAGGATAATCTGGACATTTCCACTATCCTGCCAGTTTGCTTAATTCCAATTATTTCATAATCTAAAAATTCCTTCAATAATATATTTTCTTTGGTCAATATAAAAACGGGCGCTGATCTTTGTTCCAGGAACGCGCCCGATTGCCGAAGACTCGATTTCGAGATACTTGTATATGTTCTTCGATTAAAGCTCCTAGATTGCTGAAGATAAAGCTACCCGTTAGCTTCACAAGCTTTTATAATTTTTATCCTGACTTTTTGATTGGATAACATAGCAATGTCCATCTCCAAATGAAGAGTCATAATGTCCAATGTTAAATTTTTCTTTGTCTATTAAATCACTGAAAGTTATAGGGATATCACAACTCCAGTTCAATTTATCTATTTTATGTGGGAAGTTATCATCGTTTGGATTTGGTGTATGAACAAATACCGCATCTTGACCCGAATCTTCCCCATCTAAAGAAATCCAAGTTTGATAAGGACCTTCACACTCTTTCAGTTGATTTAATAACCTTTCATATAAGGCTAAATAGGCTTTAATATGTTCTCTTCTTATTTTTACACTTTCATTCCCGACACCATACCAGTCAAGATGTATATGATAAAAATCAAACCAGGATTCATTATTAAGATCCAATTGAACCGAATTCACCTGTTTCCATATATTGTTAAAGTATCTCTTTTTACCACGAAACTTTTTCAAATACACCCTCCTTTTTAAGCAGACTGCTTGTTCTACATTCCTGCCCAATTCTTAAGTAAGGGGCTACCCACTATGCAGCAATCGCCCTATTTAATGGCACAACCAGGAAAGTTAATATATACAATGTGTGATTAATGTGGTGATGGTTTACTCTTATTCAAATTATAATAATCTGCTAGTGAATAAATAAAACCAGATACACCGAATACAATAATTGCACTTCTTCTGTTAAGTTCATAACTACTGATTAAGTTTTCAAACCCATATAAATGGTTAAATACCCATATTCCACTTAGCCCTCCTATAAATGAATAAATAATAAATCTTGGAGAAAAAGATTTAGTAATTTTGTTTAGAAAAAAAGTTAAAGGTAAAAAGGATATTAGATAAAGAAACAAGCTATGTACTAAGTTAAACAAAACAAAACCCAAGCCAACATTCTTTAGTCCATAGTAAATGGTTGTTGAAATCTTATTACCTTCAAGAAATTCCAAGCACACAGTGGCAAGAGTATATAATAAAGCGAAAACTCCCCACATAGTTAGATAATGCTTATAACTATTCATAAGTATTCTCCTTGCATATGAACTATCTCACTTTTGAGAGCAAGTGGGTCTGCTTGTTCAGTAATCGCTCCAGATTGCGGAAGATGTAAATTAAGTTATTCGCTGTTATTTTATTTGTAAATTATCTTCTAGTTCCATCTTTTTAAGACAATTATTAAGGACCTTTTTATCAATTCCATTTACAAAAGAATACTTTTCTTTATAAATCGCTCTTATAGCTTTTTGTCTTCTTTACTTTGTTTAATCATATCTAAATTCTTAATAAAAAGGTTAAGTGGTATATCTTCCACCTCATTATGTAGAGATGGTTGTAGGTATTTAATTTCTTCGTACTTTTTATAGTTATTTCTAGCAAAAAATCTATCTCTTTTGATACAATCTTGCTTTTCTTCTTCCGTATGTACGATATCCTCAGTTTCTGTTTCTAAGAAAATAGCTTTAAGTGATGAGTTTCCAGCTGATATGGCATCTTTAAACAACAAATCTTCTAATTCAGCTAATGTTTTCGTTCCTAATCCATTACTTCGAACAAGAGGATTAGTTGCTATATATACAATGAATCCTGAATTTACATCAGCAAAATAGTGTCCTGTTGCAAATGAAACAAGCTGATCTCCTTCCAACCCAATCAAAAAATGATAGTTATTCGGTCTTCTTGTCTTAGCATATTGTAAACTTTGAAGAAAAACACTATGCGGTTCTCTCACTTCAATAGGAAATGCCTGATCATATAATTCCATAACATTTTCTAGGTTAATTAAATTATCCTCTGAAATTTCTACCCACTGTATCGTCATAACATAACCACCTGTATAATATTCCATCATTTGTGTTCAATTGATTCTTATATAATTCTTATTCAGGAATCCTGCCCGTTTGCTTAATTCCAATTATTTCATAATCTAAAAATTCCTTCAATAAGATAATTTCTTTGGTCAATATAAAAACGGGCACTGATCCTTGTTCCAGGATCGCGCCCTTTTCTTGAATAAAATATACATAATAATATTGAATTAAATAGAGGAAATGAATGAGTTTTTTAGAACTTATTATAGATAGGAAAGAGAAAAGGAGTAAATGAGAAGTGAGTAATCAAATAATCCCATCGTTAATTGCTTTTGTAGTTGTTTCAATTTTATCTCCACTATTAATTGCTGTTTTGAGAAAACTTAGGTTCATTCAACCGATAAGAAAAGAACTTCCTTCAGATCATCAGTTAAAAAAAGGCACTCCGTTAATGTTTGGAATTATTCTTTTTGTAGGAATTATCGTATCAATTCTTTTTTCACCTACTCCATTAATGTATTTCTTGTCCATTACCTACATTCTTTTTAGTTTTATTGGGTTTTTGGATGATTTTTGGAAAGCTTCTCGTCAAGATCCAGGAGGGGTATCAGGTAAGACCAAACTTATTCTTCAATTTATTTTTACTGGCATTTTGCTTTTTTACGTGATCAACGAACTAGGCGTAGACACCAGCATTAATATTTTAAAAAATATTTCCTTGGATCTTCCAATGGTGTTATATGTCATTGTCATTACCTTATTTGTCGTAGGTTCTGCAAATGCCATAAATTTTACGGATGGATTAGACGGTCTTTTAGGAGTTGTTGCAATCCCTACATACTTTTTCTTTTTTATGGTCTCAGACAGATCAGAGGTGCAAATTTTTTGTTTAATTATGATTGGATGTTTACTCGGCTTTCTTATTTATAATATATATCCTGCAAAAGCTTTTATGGGGGATACTGGATCATTAGCTATAGGTGGATCGCTTTCATTTCTTGCTGTTCTTGAGAAAGTTGAAATTTTAATCCCCATTTTATTCTTTATATATTTTGCTGAACAACTTTCGGTTATTTTACAAGTTTCCTCATTTAAACTTACTCATAAGCGTATTTTCAGAATGACACCGATTCATTATCACTTTGGCTTAAAATATGGGTGGTCCGAAACTACAATTGTCACGGTTTTTGGATTTATTTCTTGGTTTTGTGCTTTTATCTGTTTAGCTTATTGGAGATTTCTTCTAAATCCATAAATAAAGTTATAATCATTCCAATGAATATTAGAGGTAACCAGGCAATGCACAACGCTAAGAAAAAATACCAAGGTCGAAAATCTGCCACTGCAAAAATTGATGTACTAATCAATACCCCGATAATTACATAAATGAAGATGATCTCCATTTTGTCATCGAACTCCTTTTTAATATTATAAAAAGGTGCACTTGTAGGGGTGCTACATTTAGGCATAATATTAAGATAATTTATGTTAAAACGATCTTCGACTTGAAGATCGTTTTAAGTAGGAACTTTACATACATAGCAACCTGGTATTCAAATACAAAATTAGATAAATTTCTTTAATCCTTCAAATATATGGCCCTATACAAAAAGAGAGCCTTTCTTCAAGAAATATATGTTCTTCGATTAAACTCCAAGATTGTTTAAAATGTGATCTCGAGATATCAAATAGTCTAGTCCTTAAAATTCAATTAATTACTCTGATCAAAACCACTCTCTTCCATGTTCACGAATGAATTCTATATCCTTTTCATAATGCTCAAGGTGTCCTTCGTTTATCATTTTTTGAAATGCAGTGTCTCCTTCGTTGGACTTTCTCTTCATGTATTTACATAACCCTTCTAACCGCAACAATACCATCTCTAAATAACCTTCATCTATACCTTCAATATCGTAAGAATTAAAAAACAACTTAATTCTTGTTTTGATCCTTTCTGCATCATATAAAGCATTATAATAGACAGGCTCACCTGCTTCGTTATGATAAAGTCTGCTTAAAGGAACGCATGTTTAAAGGGTGTAAGCTATGTCCCAAAGTCTTGGGCCGGGAGCTGCAACATCAAAGTCAATAATGCCTACTGGCTGTTCATGATTAAAAATAATATTGTACACAGCAAAATAATTATGACATAGGACCTCTCTCTTAATAGGAGTATTGTCAATTGGAATCCATACATCTAACAAAGGAAAGTCACTAACTGCGTCATGATAAAGACGAAGCATATGTGCTATTTCTTTTAACACATCATTTGACCACATATATTTTTTCAAAGGGTAATTTCCAGCCTCTCCTTCAATGAAGGATAATATCTCCCTGTTTTTTTCATCAATACCCAAAAACTTCGGGGCATAATTAAAACCTTTGCTCTCTAAGTGCTGCAATAATTTATGTAGTTTTAAACTATTAGGTTTTATTTCTCGTCGAACAGTATTTTCAGATCGATATACATTTGAGACATTCCCTCCAGCTAACTTTTCTTCTTCCTTAGAGTTTGACATTGTTTTCCTCCCCCATATTAACAATTAAGACACTCATTATTACACTCCCACCAGTCGTTGCTAGAAGTAAAAGCGATTAAACACATTGAACAATC is part of the Sutcliffiella sp. FSL R7-0096 genome and harbors:
- the istB gene encoding IS21-like element IS643 family helper ATPase IstB gives rise to the protein MNKTVHELQDQFRQLRLAETAEELPLLLREAEKASWTYLEFLESITRHELAKREAKSLEKRMKWARFPFVKSLDEFELKGQNVLTARQLSQLRELSWLEQQYNLILLGPPGIGKTYIAIGLGLEAVYRGFNVYFATMGELVQLLKSEEYLNKSKVQLKRIRNADLVIIDDLMYMAMDQREANLFFHLINHLYERSSIILTSNKSPDEWGNLIGDQGITTAILDRLLHRVEVIHGDEKEESHRMKNRKSIFSAEM
- a CDS encoding DUF3221 domain-containing protein, with translation MTRIFKALAIIVLLTIVGCSNSIGSSEEKNNEVKTEYFSFIGTIKDINGKTAIVSAKLYEGNPEGDVFVDLSVNNDETFEVGDKIKVGFDGIIKESNPAQINTFSVELVD
- a CDS encoding GNAT family N-acetyltransferase, producing MTIQWVEISEDNLINLENVMELYDQAFPIEVREPHSVFLQSLQYAKTRRPNNYHFLIGLEGDQLVSFATGHYFADVNSGFIVYIATNPLVRSNGLGTKTLAELEDLLFKDAISAGNSSLKAIFLETETEDIVHTEEEKQDCIKRDRFFARNNYKKYEEIKYLQPSLHNEVEDIPLNLFIKNLDMIKQSKEDKKL
- the mraY gene encoding phospho-N-acetylmuramoyl-pentapeptide-transferase, with the translated sequence MSNQIIPSLIAFVVVSILSPLLIAVLRKLRFIQPIRKELPSDHQLKKGTPLMFGIILFVGIIVSILFSPTPLMYFLSITYILFSFIGFLDDFWKASRQDPGGVSGKTKLILQFIFTGILLFYVINELGVDTSINILKNISLDLPMVLYVIVITLFVVGSANAINFTDGLDGLLGVVAIPTYFFFFMVSDRSEVQIFCLIMIGCLLGFLIYNIYPAKAFMGDTGSLAIGGSLSFLAVLEKVEILIPILFFIYFAEQLSVILQVSSFKLTHKRIFRMTPIHYHFGLKYGWSETTIVTVFGFISWFCAFICLAYWRFLLNP